One genomic segment of Impatiens glandulifera chromosome 6, dImpGla2.1, whole genome shotgun sequence includes these proteins:
- the LOC124941108 gene encoding pyruvate dehydrogenase E1 component subunit alpha-3, chloroplastic-like, translating to MPSASSAIINTIHSIPRSFDPPSIKPISQFLGSTTKLRPSPLRTHSLTSSSISRQSTIVAVSDVVKEKDLKHKSLLITKEEGLELYEDMILGRAFEDMCAQMYYRGKMFGFVHLYNGQEAVSTGFIKLLTKEDSVVSTYRDHVHALSKGVPARAVMSELFGKTTGCCRGQGGSMHMFSKEHNVLGGFAFIGEGIPVATGAAFTSKYRREVLKEKNADQVTLAFFGDGTCNNGQFFECLNMAALWKLPIVFVVENNLWAIGMSHLRSTSDPEIWKKGPAFGMPGVHVDGMDVLKVREVAKEAVERARRGEGPTLVECETYRFRGHSLADPDELRDPAEKAHYATRDPITALKKYMIENKLTGESELKAIEKKIDELLEDAVEFAEASPLPQRSQLLENVFADPKGFGIAPDGTYRCEDPKFTEGTAQV from the exons ATGCCTTCCGCTTCCTCCGCCATCATCAACACCATTCACTCCATCCCTCGCAGTTTCGATCCCCCTTCCATCAAACCCATCTCTCAATTTCTCGGATCCACAACCAAATTACGCCCATCACCTCTCAGAACCCATTccttaacatcatcatcaatcagCCGTCAATCTACAATCGTCGCAGTTTCTGATGTCGTCAAAGAGAAAGACCTCAAGCACAAATCATTG CTAATCACGAAAGAGGAAGGATTGGAACTATACGAGGATATGATCCTTGGAAGAGCATTTGAAGATATGTGTGCTCAGATGTATTACAGAGGTAAAATGTTCGGATTTGTCCATCTTTACAACGGACAAGAAGCTGTTTCAACTGGGTTTATCAAACTCCTCACTAAAGAAGATTCAGTTGTCAGCACATACCGTGACCATGTCCATGCCTTAAGTAAAGGCGTCCCTGCACGCGCTGTCATGAGTGAGCTCTTTGGAAAGACAACTGGTTGCTGCCGTGGTCAAGGTGGATCCATGCACATGTTCTCCAAAGAACACAATGTCTTAGGAGGGTTTGCTTTCATCGGAGAAGGAATTCCGGTAGCTACAGGGGCTGCATTCACTTCTAAGTATAGGAGAGAGGTATTGAAAGAGAAGAATGCTGATCAGGTAACTTTGGCTTTCTTTGGAGATGGTACATGTAACAATGGACAATTCTTTGAATGTTTGAACATGGCTGCTTTGTGGAAATTACCAATTGTGTTTGTGGTGGAGAATAATTTGTGGGCAATTGGGATGTCTCATTTGAGATCTACTTCTGATCCTGAGATATGGAAGAAAGGTCCTGCATTTGGGATGCCTGGTGTTCATGTGGATGGGATGGATGTTTTGAAAGTTAGAGAGGTGGCTAAAGAGGCGGTTGAACGAGCTAGGAGAGGAGAAGGACCGACTTTGGTCGAATGTGAAACTTACAGATTTAGGGGACACTCTTTGGCTGATCCTGATGAACTTCGTGACCCTG CTGAGAAGGCTCACTATGCAACAAGAGACCCCATTACAGCCTTAAAGAAATACATGATTGAGAACAAACTAACCGGAGAATCAGAGTTGAAAGCCATTGAGAAAAAGATCGACGAGCTACTTGAAGATGCTGTGGAGTTTGCAGAAGCGAGCCCTCTTCCCCAAAGGAGCCAACTTTTGGAAAACGTATTTGCAGACCCAAAAGGTTTTGGAATCGCCCCTGATGGAACTTATAGATGCGAAGATCCAAAATTCACCGAAGGTACTGCTCAGGTCTAG
- the LOC124941109 gene encoding uncharacterized protein LOC124941109: MALTSVLWEILQRPTVWDIMIDLFVLTIPIWIAVFVGVLVGWSWKPKWVNLSVDGLDSISSSNITNTSFGSFPYLNSLKLQLPGCVSWSSDAGLVNESSSSSSTPSFDDSSSQVEKGKSSVVNEDDLRHLYRLVEEKDDGPAWIQMMDKSATRMNYQAWRRDNENGPPQYRSRTVYEDITPEMVRDFFWDDEFRMKWDDMILHAEILEEFPSNGSMVVQWVRKFPFFCSDREYIIGRRIWESEGTYYCITKGVPSSTVPRRNKPRRVDLYYSSWCIRPVESKKGGMTDCEVILFHHEDMGIPWEIAKLGVRQGMWGAVKKIDRGLRLYQQETKVFSRCAFLAGITTKVDSFYLEALQNSIGGSLEIETANLDSSDSEKVVGKNNIQKILLVGGAIALACSLDRGLLTKAVIFGVGRRFAKIGKRL; this comes from the exons ATGGCGTTGACATCTGTTTTATGGGAGATCTTACAGCGTCCGACAGTTTGGGATATTATGATTGATTTGTTTGTGTTGACTATACCTATATGGATTGCTGTTTTTGTTGGGGTTTTGGTTGGATGGTCATGGAAACCTAAATGGGTAAATTTGTCTGTTGATGGTTTGgattcaatttcttcttcaaaCATCACAAATACTAGTTTTGGGTCTTTTCCTTATCTGAATTCTCTGAAATTACAACTTCCTGGCTGTGTTTCTTGGAGTTCTGATGCGGGTTTGGTTAATGAGAGTTCATCGTCTTCTTCAACCCCAAGTTTTGATGACAG TTCATCACAAGTAGAGAAAGGGAAATCAAGTGTAGTTAATGAAGATGACTTGAGACATTTATATCGGCTTGTGGAGGAGAAAGATGATGGGCCGGCTTGGATTCAAATGATGGATAAATCCGCTACGAGAATGAATTATCAAGCTTGGCGTAGAGATAATGAG AATGGACCGCCACAATATCGTAGTAGAACGGTGTATGAGGATATCACTCCCGAGATGGTGAGGGATTTCTTTTGGGACGATGAATTCCGAATGAAATGGGATGATATGATTCTTCATGCTGAAATTTTGGAGGAATTTCCTTCTAATGGATCAATGGTTGTTCAATGGGTACGCAAG TTTCCTTTCTTCTGTAGTGATAGAGAATACATAATTGGTCGACGTATTTGGGAATCAGAAGGAACATACTACTGCATCACAAAGGGAGTACCTTCCTCAACTGTTCCAAGACGTAACAAACCGAGACGAGTCGATTTATATTACTCAAGCTGGTGTATTCGCCCAG TCGAGTCAAAGAAAGGTGGTATGACTGATTGCGAGGTGATTTTGTTTCATCACGAAGACATGGGTATTCCATGGGAAATCGCAAAACTTGGAGTTAGACAAGGCATGTGGGGAGCTGTGAAGAAGATTGATCGTGGCCTTCGCTTATACCAACAAGAGACAAAAGTCTTTTCTCGTTGTGCTTTTTTGGCCGGGATTACAACCAAAGTAGACTCCTTTTACCTTGAAGCCTTGCAAAATTCAATAGGAGGCTCATTGGAGATTGAAACCGCGAATTTGGATTCCTCTGATTCGGAGAAGGTTGTAGGAAAGAATAATATACAGAAAATTCTTTTGGTTGGTGGAGCCATCGCACTTGCTTGCAGCTTGGACCGTGGTCTATTGACGAAGGCTGTCATATTTGGCGTCGGTAGAAGGTTTGCGAAGATCGGCAAGAGATTATGA
- the LOC124943842 gene encoding beta-1,6-galactosyltransferase GALT31A-like, with protein MGMKHKPIPSGVSSRWVLVLCIASFCFGIIVVNRFWVLEDSSDQTNETTLSRKQYDNKELPIPVKCSEKKKDHLLDGRDILTQVSQTHEAIIISNKIHVWIFFTNIRTLDKTISSLEMQLAAARAAPKDDVDEEGSKLFSNRPKVFLVMGIMTAFSSRKRRDSIRETWMPQGDELMKLEKEKGIIIRFVIGHSASPGGVLDRAIEAEVKQHQDFLPLNHIEGYHELSSKTQIYFSTASSQWDADFYVKVDDDVHVNLGMVGSTLARHRSKPRVYIGCMKSGPVLSQKGVKYHEPEYWKFGEDGNKYFRHATGQIYAISKDLATYISVNKNLLHKYANEDVSLGSWFIGLDVEHIDDRSLCCGSPPDCEWKTQAGNPCAATFDWSCSGICKSVERMMEVHQRCGEGDGAIWHTSF; from the exons ATGGGGATGAAGCACAAACCCATTCCCTCTGGTGTTTCTTCTAGATGGGTTCTCGTTTTGTGCATTGCCAGTTTCTGCTTCGGTATCATCGTTGTTAACAG ATTTTGGGTTTTGGAGGACTCGTCAGACCAAACAAATGAGACTACTTTGTCAAGGAAACAATATGACAACAAAGAACTTCCAATCCCTGTCAAATGCAGCGAGAAGAAGAAG GACCATTTGCTGGATGGAAGGGACATTCTCACACAAGTTTCTCAAACACATGAGGCAATTAT tatttctaaCAAGATCCATGTATggattttttttacaaacattAGGACTCTGGACAAAACTATTTCTTCATTGGAGATGCAGCTTGCTGCAGCCAGGGCTGCTCCCAAAGATGATGTTGATGAGGAGGGATCCAAACTGTTCAGTAATCGACCAAAAGTTTTTCTTGTCATGGGAATTATGACCGCGTTTAGCAGCAGAAAACGCAGGGATTCAATCAGAGAAACTTGGATGCCTCAAG GAGATGAACTGATGAAGTTGGAGAAAGAAAAGGGCATCATCATAAGATTTGTTATAGGACATAG CGCAAGCCCTGGCGGCGTTCTTGATCGTGCTATTGAAGCAGAAGTAAAACAACATCAAGATTTCCTGCCACTG AACCATATTGAAGGTTACCACGAATTATCgtcaaaaacccaaatttactTTTCAACAGCATCTTCACAATGGGACGCGGATTTCTATGTGAAAGTTGACGATGATGTGCACGTTAACCTAG GTATGGTTGGATCCACTTTGGCTCGTCATCGGTCAAAACCTCGTGTTTATATCGGTTGCATGAAATCTGGACCTGTCCTTTCACAGAA AGGGGTGAAATACCATGAACCAGAATATTGGAAATTTGGGGAGGATGGGAACAAGTATTTTAGGCATGCCACTGGACAGATATACGCTATTTCGAAGGACTTAGCCACCTATATCTCGGTTaacaa AAACTTGCTTCATAAGTATGCAAACGAGGATGTCTCTCTCGGTTCTTGGTTCATCGGTCTAGATGTTGAGCATATTGATGATCGAAGTCTTTGTTGTGGTTCACCACCTG ATTGTGAATGGAAAACACAAGCTGGGAATCCCTGTGCAGCGACATTTGATTGGAGTTGTAGCGGTATATGCAAATCAGTGGAGAGAATGATGGAAGTTCATCAACGATGTGGGGAAGGCGATGGAGCGATCTGGCACACCAGTTTCTGA